From the genome of Oxyura jamaicensis isolate SHBP4307 breed ruddy duck chromosome 2, BPBGC_Ojam_1.0, whole genome shotgun sequence, one region includes:
- the NOL7 gene encoding nucleolar protein 7 yields MVRRRQREAEAVPAGPPASPDSDDDEEAPEELSFGAAAAAAESERQLAGEAARRHRELLKERRRRRQELFVEQKRRKLLPDALLQELAAGRPDKPAAAAERDKQPGRRSEKQSKGRVRKQVKQDKARGARSEGNYTAMHLKDQSLTGLHQQTAKDFVYSHLYGPGTNRTSANEFFSLANKKDPVKKAAVQFVDKSWGLEKKQKATKFKKHWIAVKMQSTA; encoded by the exons ATGGTgaggcggcggcagcgggagGCTGAGGCGGTGCCCGCGGGTCCGCCAGCCTCGCCGGACTCCGATGATGACGAGGAGGCCCCTGAGGAGCTCTCCTtcggcgcggcggcggcggcggccgagAGCGAGCGGCAGCTGGCCGGGGAGGCGGCACGCAG GCACCgggagctgctgaaggagaggcggcggcggcggcaggagcTGTTCGTGGAGCAGAAG AGGAGGAAGCTGCTGCCCGacgccctgctgcaggagctggccgCCGGACG ACCGGACAAACCAGCCGCTGCAGCTGAGCGAG ACAAACAGCCTGGCCGTAGGTCTGAGAAGCAGAGCAAAGGCCGTGTGCGGAAACAGGTGAAGCAGGACAAAGCTAGGGGTGCCAG GTCAGAAGGAAACTATACAGCTATGCACTTAAAAGATCAGAGTTTAACAGGCCTTCACCAACAAACAGCCAAAGACTTTGTGTACAGCCATCTCTACGGCCCAGGCACCAACCGAACAAGTG CAAATGAATTTTTTTCCCTCGCAAACAAGAAAGATCCAGTTAAAAAAGCTGCAGTGCAGTTTGTGGACAAATCTTGGG ggctagaaaaaaagcaaaaagcaacaaagtTTAAGAAACACTGGATTGCAGTGAAGATGCAAAGTACAGCATGA
- the SIRT5 gene encoding NAD-dependent protein deacylase sirtuin-5, mitochondrial gives MSLFQFASRRLVSQVSCSLKPSPARKQQLCLEMARPSSNMADFREVFAKAKHIAIITGAGVSAESGVPTFRGAGGFWRKWQAQELATPSAFARNPSRVWEFYHYRREVMLSKHPNPAHIAIAECEKRLSKQGRSVVVITQNIDELHRKAGSKHLLEIHGSLFKTRCTNCGNVTANYKSPICPALAGKGAPDPEVEDATIPVEQLPQCEEDGCNGLLRPHVVWFGETLDPDVLTEVEKELDMCDLCLVVGTSSVVYPAAMFAPQVSARGVPVAEFNTEATPATNRFRFHFSGPCGTTLPPALARHHSEIIA, from the exons ATGAGTCTCTTCCAGTTTGCCAGCAGAAGGTTGGTCTCCCAAGTGTCCTGCAGTCTTAAGCCTTCTCCtgcaaggaagcagcagctttgcttgGAAATGGCTCGGCCTAGTTCAA ATATGGCTGATTTTCGAGAAGTTTTTGCCAAAGCAAAGCATATAGCCATAATTACAGGAGCTGGTGTTAGTGCCGAGAGTGGAGTTCCTACCTTCAGAGGAGctggaggtttctggagaaagtggcaAGCACAG GAACTGGCCACTCCGAGCGCTTTTGCACGCAATCCTTCTCGTGTGTGGGAATTTTACCATTACCGCCGGGAAGTGATGCTGAGTAAGCACCCAAACCCCGCACATATTGCCATTGCCGAGTGCGAAAAGCGGCTGAGCAAACAAGGAAGGAGCGTCGTGGTCATTACTCAGAACATTGACGAGCTACACAGGAAGGCAGGCTCCAAGCACCTCCTTGAAATTCATG gaaGTTTATTTAAAACTCGCTGCACCAACTGTGGAAACGTGACTGCAAATTACAAGAGCCCGATATGCCCAGCACTGGCTGGGAAAGG GGCTCCAGATCCAGAAGTAGAAGATGCCACAATTCCAGTTGAACAGCTTCCTCA GTGTGAGGAAGATGGCTGCAACGGCCTCCTTCGTCCCCACGTTGTGTGGTTTGGTGAAACGCTGGATCCTGACGTCCTCACGGAGGTTGAGAAGGAACTGGACATGTGCGACCTCTGCTTGGTG GTGGGAACCTCCTCCGTGGTGTACCCCGCTGCCATGTTCGCCCCTCAGGTGTCTGCCCGAGGAGTGCCGGTTGCAGAGTTCAACACGGAAGCCACTCCTGCTACAAACAGGTTCAG GTTCCACTTCTCGGGGCCCTGCGGGACCACGCTGCCGCCGGCGCTGGCCCGGCACCACAGCGAGATCATCGCCTGA